The following proteins are encoded in a genomic region of Nitratireductor sp. GISD-1A_MAKvit:
- the znuB gene encoding zinc ABC transporter permease subunit ZnuB has protein sequence MLDDFFIRALVAGIGLALVTGPLGCFVVWRRMAYFGDTMAHSALLGVALSLVMEINLMVGVFLVAALASLALIFLERRRALSTDALLGILSHSTLALGLVMVAFMTWVRVDLMGFLFGDILAVSKTDIAIIYAGGAMVTALLIWLWRPLLAATVNPDIAQAEGLRPERSRLVFMLLMAAVIAIAMKLVGILLITALLIIPAAAARRFASGPEIMAVLAALLGALSVVGGLTASLQFDTPSGPSIVVAALVLFLLSLAPSPVAKREAPSTETRP, from the coding sequence ATGCTTGACGATTTCTTCATCCGCGCGCTTGTCGCCGGTATCGGCCTTGCCCTTGTGACGGGGCCGCTTGGCTGTTTCGTCGTGTGGCGGCGCATGGCCTATTTCGGCGACACGATGGCCCATTCCGCACTTCTGGGCGTGGCGCTCTCACTGGTGATGGAAATCAACCTGATGGTGGGTGTGTTTCTGGTGGCGGCGCTCGCCTCGCTGGCGCTCATCTTTCTGGAGCGGCGGCGGGCGCTTTCCACCGACGCGCTGCTCGGCATCCTGTCCCATTCCACCCTTGCACTCGGCCTTGTCATGGTCGCCTTCATGACCTGGGTGCGGGTGGACCTCATGGGCTTCCTGTTCGGCGACATCCTTGCCGTCTCGAAAACGGACATTGCGATCATTTATGCCGGCGGAGCAATGGTGACGGCCCTGCTCATCTGGCTCTGGCGCCCCCTTCTGGCGGCTACCGTCAACCCAGACATCGCGCAGGCAGAAGGCCTGCGGCCCGAACGCTCGCGTCTCGTTTTCATGCTGTTGATGGCGGCCGTGATCGCCATTGCCATGAAGCTGGTGGGCATTCTGCTCATCACCGCTCTCCTGATCATCCCGGCGGCCGCCGCGCGGCGCTTTGCCAGCGGTCCGGAGATAATGGCCGTTCTTGCGGCTCTGCTGGGTGCATTGTCGGTTGTCGGCGGGCTAACGGCGTCGCTGCAATTCGATACACCTTCGGGACCGTCCATCGTGGTGGCAGCGCTTG